In Caldivirga sp., one genomic interval encodes:
- a CDS encoding DUF364 domain-containing protein gives MGNVIEFLVNYAREHDHEVRNVTIGVHWTCVWSRYCGVSLTYALSHDDEVRGFGRLEDKRASELAEYLRSWNLLEASVGLAAVNSVTRPEGNVKANGLDIALELSKGRRVTMVGAFPRLDAFRRVAGEFKVLELNPLLVNPGEGILPATAAEHVIPRSDFVIITASAIVNKSIDRLIELAKGAGAYVMLLGPSTPMIRDLLDYGIDILAGVRVNRPRSLIRKISQGCGMLTPGKLKGDVSFIVLSKLH, from the coding sequence ATGGGTAACGTTATCGAATTCCTGGTTAATTACGCTAGGGAGCATGATCATGAGGTTAGGAACGTAACCATTGGGGTGCATTGGACGTGCGTATGGTCAAGGTACTGCGGGGTTTCATTAACGTACGCATTAAGCCACGATGACGAGGTAAGGGGCTTCGGTAGGCTTGAGGATAAGAGGGCTAGTGAACTCGCCGAGTACCTAAGGTCCTGGAACCTACTTGAGGCAAGCGTCGGCCTAGCAGCAGTCAACTCAGTGACTAGGCCTGAGGGTAATGTTAAGGCTAATGGGTTAGACATAGCCCTCGAGTTAAGTAAAGGAAGGAGAGTGACCATGGTTGGCGCATTCCCACGGTTAGACGCCTTCAGGAGGGTTGCCGGTGAATTCAAGGTGCTTGAATTGAACCCACTCCTAGTTAACCCAGGGGAAGGCATATTACCTGCAACTGCGGCTGAGCATGTTATACCGAGGAGTGACTTCGTTATCATAACCGCAAGCGCCATAGTTAATAAGTCCATTGATAGGTTAATAGAACTGGCTAAGGGGGCTGGGGCTTATGTTATGTTGCTGGGCCCAAGTACACCAATGATAAGGGACCTACTTGACTACGGCATAGACATACTGGCTGGGGTTAGGGTTAATAGGCCTAGGTCACTCATTAGGAAGATTAGCCAAGGATGCGGCATGCTTACCCCAGGTAAATTGAAGGGTGATGTATCATTCATAGTATTAAGTAAACTGCACTAA